One region of Cottoperca gobio chromosome 19, fCotGob3.1, whole genome shotgun sequence genomic DNA includes:
- the LOC115024317 gene encoding progestin and adipoQ receptor family member 4-like — MVLYKGPRLLEFAKTPQHLQFNKYVLTGYRPVSTAQECLRSLFYMHNELGNIYTHGVPFFLFLVLLPFSIPWMEVDSSWICVVHYLACLCPTVGSVVYHVFMNHVGGEHVYDTLLSMDMFGVCLVNTLGALPIVHITLYCYPATRQTALLAYILLSAYGIYCATTARTNILRLQAFAWQAMFRFTLFLFRVFGSGVGSPNSLRLFVIMDSLAVVGGLVNIIQIPERFIPGLFDNWGNSHQIMHVMVICSIIYLHWGTLEDLAWIKTYQCPTE; from the exons ATGGTGCTTTACAAAGGGCCGCGGCTGTTGGAATTTGCAAAGACCCCTCAACACCTTCAGTTCAACAAGTATGTCCTGACGGGTTACCGGCCAGTGTCCACGGCTCAGGAGTGCCTCAGGAGCCTCTTCTACATGCACAATGAGCTGGGGAACATTTACACACACG GCgtcccttttttccttttcttggtGCTGCTGCCTTTTAGTATTCCCTGGATGGAGGTGGACAGTTCCTGGATCTGTGTGGTGCACTACCTGGCCTGCCTCTGCCCCACCGTGGGCTCGGTGGTCTACCATGTGTTCATGAACCACGTGGGAGGAGAACATGTGTACGACACCCTGCTCTCCATGGACATGTTCGGGGTGTGCCTAGTTAACACCCTGG GTGCACTTCCCATCGTCCACATCACCCTTTATTGCTACCCAGCCACGCGACAGACTGCCTTGCTGGCCTACATCCTCCTGTCAGCCTACGGCATCTACTGTGCCACCACGGCCCGCACCAACATCCTGCGCCTGCAAGCTTTCGCCTGGCAGGCCATGTTCCGCTTCACCCTCTTCCTGTTCCGGGTGTTCGGCAGCGGGGTGGGCAGCCCAAACTCCCTGCGCCTCTTTGTCATCATGGACTCTCTGGCTGTAGTGGGCGGGCTGGTCAACATCATCCAGATCCCTGAGCGCTTCATCCCCGGCCTGTTTGACAACTGGGGTAACAGCCACCAGATAATGCATGTGATGGTTATTTGCTCAATTATCTACCTGCATTGGGGCACACTGGAGGATTTAGCCTGGATTAAGACCTACCAGTGTCCCACCGAGTGA
- the pelo gene encoding protein pelota homolog, which produces MKLLHKDIEKDNAGQVTLMPDESEDMWHTYNLLQVGDSLRASTIRKVQTESPTGSVGSSRVRTTLTLCVETIDFDSQACQLRVKGTNLEENQYVKMGAYHTIELELNRKFTLAKKSWDSIVLDRIEQACDATQKADVAAVVMQEGLANLVLVTPAMTLVRAKVEVTIPRKRRGSCTQHEKALERFYEAVMQAILRHINFDVVKCILVASPGFVRDQFITYLFKEAVRQDNKILLENRPKFMLVHSSSGHKYSLKEILSDPVVTSRLSDTRAAAEVRALEEFYKMLQHEPDRAFYGLAHVEKAADALAIDTLLISDKLFRHQDVPTRSRYVRLVDSVRDNGGGNVRIFSSLHVSGEQLTQLCGVAAILRFPIADLSESEDDSSSDED; this is translated from the exons ATGAAGTTGCTCCATAAAGACATAGAAAAGGATAATGCCGG TCAGGTGACTCTGATGCCAGACGAGTCAGAGGATATGTGGCACACATACAACCTGCTGCAAGTGGGGGACAGCCTGAGAGCCTCCACCATCAG GAAGGTGCAGACAGAGTCACCTACTGGAAGTGTGGGCAGCTCCAGAGTCCGCACTACTCTGACTTTATGTGTGGAGACTATTGACTTTGACTCCCAGGCCTGCCAGCTGAGAGTAAAAGGCACTAACCTTGAGGAGAACCAGTATGTCAAG ATGGGGGCTTACCACACCATTGAGCTGGAGCTCAACAGGAAGTTCACTCTGGCTAAAAAGAGCTGGGACAGCATCGTGCTGGATAGAATCG AGCAGGCATGTGATGCAACCCAGAAGGCAGATGTGGCAGCTGTGGTGATGCAGGAGGGTCTGGCCAACCTGGTGCTGGTGACCCCCGCCATGACTCTGGTCCGTGCAAAAGTGGAGGTCACCATTCCTCGCAAGAGAAGGGGGAGCTGCACTCAGCACGAGAAG GCGCTGGAGAGGTTCTATGAGGCTGTGATGCAGGCGATTCTTCGCCACATCAATTTTGATG TGGTGAAGTGCATCCTGGTCGCCAGTCCGGGGTTTGTGAGGGACCAGTTCATCACCTACCTCTTTAAAGAGGCGGTGCGACAGGACAACAAGATTCTGCTGGAGAATCGACCTAAATTCATGCTGGTCCACTCGTCTTCAGGTCATAAGTACTCACTCAAAG AAATCCTTTCCGACCCCGTTGTGACGAGTAGGCTTTCTGATACCAGG GCAGCAGCAGAAGTGAGAGCACTGGAAGAGTTCTACAAGATGCTGCAGCATGAGCCTGACAGAGCCTTTTATGG TCTGGCTCACGTGGAGAAAGCTGCTGACGCCCTCGCCATCGACACCTTGTTGATAAGCGATAAGCTGTTCAG ACATCAGGATGTCCCCACGAGGAGTCGTTACGTTCGGTTGGTGGACAGCGTGAGAGATAATGGAGGCGGTAATGTCAG AATATTCTCAAGCCTTCACGTGTCTGGTGAAc AACTGACTCAGCTGTGTGGTGTGGCCGCCATCTTGAGGTTTCCCATTGCCGACCTGTCAGAGTCCGAGGACGACAGCAGCTCAGACGAAGACTGA
- the ppp1cab gene encoding protein phosphatase 1, catalytic subunit, alpha isozyme b, translating into MAEADKLNIDSIIQRLLEVKGSRPGKNVQLTENEIRGLCLKSREIFLSQPILLELEAPLKICGDVHGQYYDLLRLFEYGGFPPESNYLFLGDYVDRGKQSLETICLLLAYKIKYPENFFLLRGNHECASINRIYGFYDECKRRYNIKLWKTFTDCFNCLPVAAIVDEKIFCCHGGLSPDLQSMEQVRRVMRPTDVPDQGLLCDLLWADPDKDVLGWGENDRGVSFTFGADVVTKFLHKHDMDLICRAHQVVEDGYEFFAKRQLVTLFSAPNYCGEFDNAGAMMSVDETLMCSFQILKPADKKLFYGGGGGMGSTRPVTPPRKAKK; encoded by the exons ATGGCCGAAGCCGATAAGTTGAACATCGACTCCATTATACAACGTCTGCTGGAAG TGAAAGGCTCCAGACCTGGCAAAAATGTTCAGCTGACAGAGAATGAAATCCGTGGTCTCTGCCTCAAATCCAGGGAGATCTTTCTCAGCCAGCCAATCCTGCTCGAACTTGAGGCGCCCCTTAAGATTTGTG GTGATGTTCATGGGCAGTACTATGATCTGCTGAGGCTGTTTGAATATGGGGGCTTTCCACCAGAGAGCAACTACCTGTTCCTGGGGGACTATGTAGACAGAGGCAAGCAGTCCTTGGAGACCATCTGCCTGTTGCTGGCATACAAGATCAAATACCCAGAAAACTTCTTTCTGCTGAGAGGAAACCATGAGTGCGCCTCCATTAACAGAATATATGGCTTCTACGATGAGT GTAAGAGGCGATACAACATAAAACTGTGGAAGACCTTCACTGACTGCTTCAACTGTTTGCCTGTTGCAGCCATTGTTGATGAGAAGATCTTCTGTTGCCATGGAG GTCTGTCCCCAGACCTCCAGTCTATGGAGCAGGTGCGAAGGGTCATGCGCCCCACTGATGTGCCTGACCAGGGCCTCCTCTGCGACCTGCTTTGGGCTGACCCAGACAAGGATGTGCTGGGCTGGGGTGAAAACGACCGCGGTGTCTCCTTCACCTTTGGCGCCGACGTGGTCACAAAGTTCCTCCACAAACATGACATGGACCTCATTTGTCGGGCCCATCAG GTGGTCGAGGACGGATATGAGTTCTTTGCAAAGAGGCAGCTGGTGACTCTGTTCTCAGCCCCAAATTACTGCGGGGAGTTCGACAATGCCGGAGCCATGATGAGCGTAGATGAGACCCTCATGTGCTCATTCCAG ATTCTCAAACCTGCAGACAAGAAGTTGTTCTATGGTGGTGGAGGGGGCATGGGCTCTACCCGCCCAGTCACTCCCCCAAGGAAAGCTAAGAAATGA